A portion of the Magnolia sinica isolate HGM2019 chromosome 17, MsV1, whole genome shotgun sequence genome contains these proteins:
- the LOC131231101 gene encoding receptor-like protein EIX2, with product MASPKRLVVYLAVFLCMATVKCYGAGSCMEGEMQALLKLKQGLKDPSHRLSSWIPAEDCCRWRGVRCNNKTGHVIRLDLRSTYPLETINSVGFYKIWPLFGEINPSLSALKHLNYLDLSLNDFGRTQIPKFIGSFKKLRYLNLSRAGFIGKVPHQLGNLSSLSYLDLSFVQVAVSGVYNNSNALNVDNIEWLSHLSSLKHLDMSGVDFTEVGGNWVQVITILPSLFELRLSYCLLSTFPVSLGHVNFTSLSILDLSRNDFHDSLFMSNYLPNLTSLVSLDLSSNSLPGSILNSSRSKSMGSFCNLQRLILLQNYFDGDIVGFVNSLSHCTRNSLEMLDLSGNYLTGTLPDGLGEFKNLKLLDLHDNNFFGQIPASLGQLPFLKKLDLSYNHLNGTVPQSLGQLPFLKKLYLSYNHLNGTVPQSLGQLQMLVHLDLSYNSLTGIVSEAHFAKLVTLQVLDMSFNSLLFDVSSSWLPPFQLKYIGLANSQLGPRFPSWLRTQRSFEYLNLGNASISDTIPDWFCNFSSQIYSLDLSHNQISGKLPYFLKYEALSVVDLSSNFFEGPLPHFPSNVTKINLSNNSFSGPILPTFQEPMPFVRQLILSGNHLNGIIPRSICKMKSLEYFDLSRNNFSGGMPSCWENFPEIQVVDLSNNHLNGVIPSSVAFLLKLRSLHLGNNSLSGELPLSLKNCTSLVTLDLGNNAFSGNIPSWIGESLSSLQILRLRSNMFHGFIPWQLSNLSLLQVLDLAVNNLSGKIPRSLCHLNAMTGELLFAVAPMFSPSVRYEENIDLTMKGRELKYTKILDLVVSLDLSSNSLSGEIPKELTNLRRLVGLNLSGNHLTGRIPEEIGELRSLESLDMSRNQLSGAIPPSMSALTSLSHLNLSNNKLSGRIPSGNQLQTLIDPSIYSGNDELCGFPLAKCGKDEAAVDPVPGGGDKDDLEMVWFYTSMGPGFVVGFWGFCGVLIFNKTGRTAYFRFFDDMKDKLLLALMLNLAKLQKKLQRNQA from the coding sequence ATGGCTAGTCCTAAACGACTTGTCGTTTACTTGGCTGTGTTTCTATGCATGGCTACCGTGAAATGCTACGGAGCTGGGAGTTGTATGGAAGGAGAGATGCAAGCACTTCTCAAGCTCAAACAAGGTCTCAAAGATCCCAGTCATCGGCTCTCTTCCTGGATTCCAGCTGAAGATTGCTGCAGATGGAGAGGCGTGCGTTGCAACAACAAAACGGGCCACGTGATCCGCCTGGATCTCAGAAGTACATATCCACTGGAAACCATAAATTCAGTTGGTTTTTATAAGATTTGGCCCTTGTTTGGTGAGATAAATCCATCTTTATCTGCTTTGAAGCATTTGAATTATCTGGACCTTAGCCTGAATGATTTTGGAAGGACACAGATACCAAAATTCATTGGTTCGTTCAAGAAACTGAGATATCTCAACCTCTCTAGAGCTGGTTTCATTGGAAAAGTTCCTCATCAGCTAGGGAACCTCTCAAGCTTGAGCTACCTCGATCTCAGTTTTGTTCAAGTTGCTGTGTCTGGTGTGTATAATAATTCGAATGCTTTGAATGTTGACAACATTGAGTGGCTTTCTCATCTTTCCTCTTTGAAACACCTTGACATGAGTGGTGTTGATTTTACAGAGGTGGGTGGTAATTGGGTACAGGTAATAAccattcttccttctctcttcgaACTACGCTTATCCTACTGTCTATTATCTACATTTCCTGTCTCTCTTGGGCATGTTAATTTCACTTCCCTTTCCATCCTCGACCTTTCTCGGAACGATTTCCATGATTCTCTGTTTATGTCCAATTACTTGCCCAACCTTACAAGCCTTGTCTCTCTTGATTTGAGTTCCAATTCTCTCCCAGGTTCAATTCTTAATTCATCAAGAAGCAAAAGCATGGGGAGCTTCTGTAATCTACAGAGATTGATTTTATTGCAGAACTATTTCGATGGGGATATTGTTGGATTCGTAAACAGTCTTTCCCATTGCACTAGGAATAGTTTAGAAATGTTGGACTTGAGTGGGAATTACCTTACTGGGACTTTGCCGGATGGGTTAGGAGAGTTCAAAAATCTAAAATTGCTAGATCTTCACGATAACAATTTTTTTGGTCAGATTCCAGCATCCCTTGGACAACTGCCGTTCTTGAAAAAATTGGATCTTAGTTATAATCATTTGAATGGGACTGTTCCTCAAAGTCTCGGACAACTGCCGTTCTTGAAAAAATTGTATCTTAGTTATAATCATTTGAATGGGACCGTTCCTCAAAGTCTCGGACAACTTCAAATGCTAGTTCATTTGGATTTATCGTACAATTCTTTAACTGGTATTGTGTCTGAAGCTCACTTCGCAAAGCTGGTGACTTTACAGGTATTGGATATGTCATTTAACTCATTGTTATTTGATGTCAGTTCGAGCTGGCTTCCACCTTTCCAACTCAAATATATTGGCCTAGCCAATAGCCAGCTAGGGCCTCGATTTCCTTCCTGGCTTCGAACCCAAAGGAGCTTCGAGTACCTAAACTTGGGGAATGCAAGTATTTCAGACACAATACCAGATTGGTTTTGTAACTTTTCTTCCCAAATCTACTCTCTTGATCTATCTCATAACCAAATTAGTGGAAAGCTACCATATTTCTTGAAATATGAAGCACTAAGTGTTGTTGATTTAAGTTCAAACTTCTTTGAAGGTCCGTTGCCCCATTTTCCTAGTAATGTAACCAAAATAAATCTCTCCAACAATTCATTTTCAGGACCAATCCTCCCTACCTTTCAAGAACCCATGCCATTTGTAAGGCAACTGATTCTTTCCGGTAACCATCTAAATGGCATCATTCCCCGTTCCATTTGTAAAATGAAGTCTTTGGAATATTTTGATCTGTCGAGGAATAATTTTTCAGGAGGAATGCCTTCATGTTGGGAGAATTTCCCAGAAATTCAAGTGGTGGATTTATCAAATAATCATTTGAATGGAGTGATTCCTAGCTCGGTGGCTTTTCTTCTTAAGCTCCGATCATTGCACTTGGGAAACAATTCCCTTTCAGGAGAACTCCCTTTGTCCTTGAAAAATTGCACAAGTTTGGTTACGCTTGATCTTGGGAATAATGCATTCTCTGGAAACATACCATCCTGGATAGGGGAAAGCCTATCCTCACTGCAAATTCTTCGCTTACGATCCAATATGTTCCATGGCTTCATTCCCTGGCAACTATCTAACCTCTCCCTTCTACAAGTATTGGACCTCGCTGTCAACAATCTCTCGGGAAAAATTCCACGCAGTCTTTGCCATCTCAATGCCATGACTGGGGAATTACTGTTTGCAGTTGCACCAATGTTTAGTCCATCTGTTCGGTACGAAGAAAACATTGACCTGACGATGAAAGGGAGGGAACTCAAATATACAaagatccttgatttggtggtaAGCCTGGACCTGTCGAGCAATAGTCTTTCAGGAGAAATTCCCAAGGAACTAACCAACCTTCGTAGATTGGTTGGTTTGAACTTATCTGGAAATCATTTAACAGGAAGAATACCAGAAGAAATTGGTGAACTGCGGTCGTTAGAATCGCTTGACATGTCAAGAAACCAGCTATCAGGGGCAATTCCTCCGAGCATGTCCGCTTTGACTTCTTTAAGTCatttgaacttgtcaaataacaaGTTGTCAGGGAGAATTCCATCGGGCAACCAACTCCAAACGCtcattgatccatctatttattcTGGAAATGATGAACTCTGTGGCTTTCCACTTGCAAAATGTGGCAAAGATGAAGCAGCTGTTGACCCTGTTCCTGGCGGTGGTGACAAAGATGATCTTGAAATGGTATGGTTCTACACTAGCATGGGACCTGGATTTGTGGTGGGGTTTTGGGGTTTCTGTGGTGTACTAATTTTCAACAAGACGGGAAGGACTGCCTACTTCCGATTCTTCGATGACATGAAAGATAAGCTCCTTCTGGCACTCATGTTGAATTTGGCCAAGTTGCAAAAGAAGCTGCAGAGAAACCAAGCATGA